The genomic DNA CTGATGACCGTATCAAAGGCGCCATTGACCTGATCCAGCCGGCTATGACCGTCATCATCGGCATCATCGTCGCCTTCATTGCTGTGGCGCTGGTATCTTCCATGTACTCCATGTACGGCCAACTATAAATAAGAATAACACTCCACCGGTAGCGGCGGACAAACGAGAGGGCCTTTATGGCCGCTATGAATAAAATAAAATTGAAGAAAAACGGCTTCAGCATGGTTGAAGTGCTGATTGCGTTGCTGTTGCTGGGTACCGTCGGACTCGGTTTCTTGGCGGTACTGGCCAATTCTTCCAGCCATACGCTTAATGCGGATGTCAGAGCGACGGCGGAAAGTATCGCCCGCAGTCAGATGGAATATGTTAAAGCCCAACCCTATGACGGATCCAATCCACCTGTTTATTTGGTGGATACTACAAAATTTGATGCCACGATATGGCAGATTACCATCACCGGAGAACGCCTGGATCCACGGGGCGATGGTACCGGCAACGATGACGGTCTTCAAAAGATTACCATCACCGTGGAATACTATCGTGGCGGATCATGGGATGACGTTGTGGTACTGGAGGGTTACAAGTACACAGGATGAAGATGCTGTTTAAGCGCCTGTTTAATACCAGGCGGGGATTTACCCTGGTGGAAGTGTTGGTAGCCCTAACCATCACCGGCTTGATCATGGGTGGTATTTCCACGGGTATCATCCAGCTTATGTCAATATCAGAGCGGAATACCAACGCCATCACCGCCCAACGTCAACTGCAACAGGCTGGCGATGCCATCAGCACCGATGTCGTGCAAGCACGCCGTGTATTATATGGGCAAGGAAATACTCCGGCGGGTACGGGCTTCAGCATAGTACTGGAATGGACCAATCTCGTCGGTAATGAATTCACCATCACCTATCGGATTACTAATGACGGCCTGCTTCTCCGGGACGAGTCCATCAATGGCGGCACAGCCACCACCAGAAAGATAGCCGAGCATATCAGCACCTCAGCGGCAAACACTTTTTTTGTTCCCAGGTCAGGGTTCCCCGGGACCTATACCCTGACCATCACAGCCATAATAGAGGGCAGATACACAGTAACAGAGACCCGGATTTATGAAGTCCGGCAGAGGTCAAGCTAATGAAAAAATCATTTTCCATACTTAATAAAAGCCAGCGCGGGCAAGCGCTGATATCAATGCTGGTGTTTATTGCCATCGGCGCCATTATCTTGGCTCCAGTCCTCAATTATATCGGTACCGGTTTAATTGTCGGTGAGGTTTTTCAGGAAAAAACTGATGATTACTACTCAGCAGATGCCGGCATCGTCGATGCTCAGTGGCAGATAAAATATGACCGCTTAAGCACCATTTTCCCTTCTCCGGAATATGATCAGTACAATTTTAATAATCCTGACTGGGGAGCCACCGTTGACGGAGATGGAGGTTGGTATTATCCCAGTGAAGTCGGTGACTATGATGGTATTCACATTGCTTCCATTAACGACCGGGAAGTAGCTGTACAGGTCAGTAACATCTGGGTACCCTCCAATATTGATACACCCGATGCCGCTACAGCCAAGAATCTGGCGGAAACCTATACGCTTGTTGTCACCGGCCGAGATACCGGGACCATAGATACTTCGGGCCGTAAATTTGAAGTATCCATTACTTATTATCCGGACGGGTCTAATCCCTCTCTTGAAACCATCGGGGTCTGGTTGCCTCCAGGCTTCACAGTCGTGACCGATGGTTCTCACGGGCTATACATAAATGGTGAGGAATATGAGTCTTTAACCAGCCAGTCTCAGTCAGCCAACGCCAACGGCACCGCGTTTGTCTGGGAACTGGATACCCCTACAGAATTCAGTGACATGCCTCAGGTGGCTTCCAATGACAATCCGATCCGCCTGATTGTGACTTTCTGGTATCGGTACGAAGTGACCGGTCAGGAAAACAGCCGGATCGCTCAGACAGTCGGCTGGGTAACAACCGACGATGATGACCTGTTCGCCTGGGACGCGGATGTTCATGTTATCGCCTTAACCTCCAAGGCCTCCAGCACCTATATTGACGCCATTGTCATCAGACAAGAAACGCGGCAGTTGGGCGAATCGGTTAACGGTGATTATTTTGCCACCGGCAACTCCCTGCTTTCTCCAACCTCCAACCAGGCCTTCCGTGACCGCTTCTACGGTGCCAGTGGAACCGAAGTGGCAGCAAACGACATACCGGCTGGAGCTAAGATAGAAGCGGTCTATCTCTACTGGAGCGGCTGGATAGACTGGCATGGTTACAATCCGTATGGTTCTTCAGACACGGTACTAAGCCCGCCGGGCATTGAAACAGCCTCCAGTTGGACCAGCTCTGCCTGGCCTACCTGGTCCAATGGCAGCAGGTGGATAATTTCCAGCGGCCAGTTCCGAGCCCGAGGAGGCAGCTATTCTGAAAGCCAGTTGACCCTGACCTCAGGCGTTGTCGACCTGAGTTCTTATTCCTCTGACACAGTGTATATTTACTGGAACCAATCGGAAGGCGGCACTTTGGAGGATGATGACCGGCTTTATTACGCCTTCAATGACGGCACCGGCTGGAGTTCCTATTTTGAGGCCTTCCGTAATGATGGTCCCCCATCTTCTTTTTCTGTGGTCATTCCTTCGGAATATCTGACAGCAGGATTCCAGGTACGGTTTTATGCCGATATTAATGCCACAAACGAATATATGTATCTGGATAATATCCAGCTGGTAATCCCCTCCATTTTCCTTGACTCCTGTTCCAGCCTGTCCGGCTGGATACAGACCGGTTCCACCTGGTCTGTATCCAGCGGCAGATTCCGCGGCGTCGGCGGCGGCACCACCACCGCCAGTTATCTGGAACTCTCTGGAAGCCTGAACCTGTCATCATATGCCGGGGTCAGCCTGGCGGCTTCCTTTGACCTGACCAATGTGTCATTAGGTTCCGGCGAAACCCTTATCCTCAGCTTTTCCGGCAATGGGGGTACTAATTGGGGCGGTGACGTCGTGGTCGCTAATTCATCTTCTACTTCCGGTTTTGTCAGTACTCTTATTCCGGACGCTTATAAAACAAATGATTTCAAGATGAGATTTAAAATCACAGCCGGTTCTTCCCTCAACGATTATGTCTATATTGACAACATCGCTATATCCGGCCCGACCTTGAAATATCCGACCAATGGCGACCCCAGCGCCATCAGCCATCTGGTGGAAGAAACAGCTAAGGTCAATCAGGTGAATTTCGGTACCACCGGCGGCAATACGCAAACCGTTACCGCAGATACTTATCAGGTTCTGGCTAACCAGTACGGCGCGATTGATGCAGATTTCATCAGCACCTGGTCCTATATGGCTATGGCTGATATTACCGATCAAGTGAATAACTGGATTCTCGATGGGGACGCGGCGAGCAATGGGGCGGCAACCTATACTTTGGGGCATGTAATCGCCGCCAACGCCGAGGATCCGCTGTATTCTTTCAATTTCTACGGCGGCGGCACTACTGGATACCCCCTGGGTACTCCCGCCCTTAATACCAGTGACTTGCCATACCAATACAGCTATGCCGGTTGGTCTATGATTATCATCTACTCCAGCCCGGAGACAAAAAGCCGCCAGTTATGGCTGTATGACATCGCTACGCCGGGCTTCACCTTCTCCGAGGCGTGGGAACCTTCCGGTATCACCGACCCTGATTTTGACGGTGATGGCAACGGCGGCGGCACCATCAGCGGTTTCCTGGTGCCGGAAGGTATTGAACTTGAGAATAATTCCAGCAAGATGACCGTCTTTGTGCTTGAGGGCGATAGTGGGATTACCGGTGATCAGATTATTGTTACCGGACAGGACGGGAACAGTCAGGCTTTAGCCAATGCGGCTTCTCCATCCACCAATGTTTGGAATTCTACTTCCCCCGGACTTTCATATCCGGGTATTGATATTGACACTTTCTACGTCAATTACCCGCTGATTGAACCTGGAGACACGTCAGCCACCATCAATCTACCGACACAGAGCGACGGTTTCCTTCTGGGTTATATCATAATTTCGTTCCGGAGCGACACCACGACGGGCGGTGCTATTTCGTATTTGATTCGTTGAGAGGAATTTCTTAAATGCACAAACCTAATGTCAAAAGGAGCCTGGCATGAAGATCAGTAAGCCATTAATTGTGGTTCTTTTCCTGGGCATTATTGCCATCGGTGCCGGTATGCTGTACATGCTCTGGCAGGATGAGCGCGACCGGGAAGCCCAGCTTAACGCCAGCCTGGACACCACACAGGCATTATTGCCGGTTGTTCAGGACGGAGTCACCAGCGCCGAAGATGAACTGACGGCGGCAGAGGCGAAACTGGCGGAAACACAGGCCCGCATGACCGCCGCCAGGGCTGCGCTGGATGAATTCATCGCCAAATTCCCGACGCCGATTCATCCGGCGGCAATTCAAACCATTGATTACGGCACCCGGTTATTTATCCGCGCCGCCAATCATTCATTGAACCTCGTGGAGTTTAACGCTGAGGACTTCAGTACAATAACCATTGACAAAATCAGATATCAGAGCACCTCTTTTGTGTTTCATGTTACCGGCAATATTGAAAACATCAATAACTTTATCGGCAGCCTGGAAACTGTGGCCTTGATTGAACCGTATCTTACGGTGACCATAGACTCAGTTCAGATAGAAATATACCATGAATACGACCCTGAAATAGCCGCGGTACCTTCGCCGGAGGCAACAATCGCCATAACCTTGATGGCACTGGAGGACAATTAAAATGTCAAAACAAGTATCTTTGTTTATTGAGGACCGCGAGATCAAACTACTGGTCACCAACGGTAAGGTCGTGGAAAAATGGGCCTCGTTGATGCTGGATTCCGGGCTGGTGACTGACGGCGTCATCCAGCAGGAAGACACCGTGGCCGAAATCCTGAAAAACTTTATGGCGGAACAGGAACTGGCCGGCTCTGCCGTGGTCGCTTCGCTGTCAGGCTTAAATTCCATCTTCCGCATTATCTCTCTGCCGGCAGATGTGCCGAAAAACATCCTGGATGATGCCATTCAGAATGAAGCTACCCGTGTCATTCCGATACCGATGGATCAGGTATATCTGTCCCGGCAATTGCTCAGTGCCGCCGATTTGGAACACCGCTATTTTCTGGTAGCCTATCCTAAAAATGCCACCGAAGCGCTGGTACGCACCGTTATGAAGGCCGGACTCAAGATAAAATTCATGGATGTTGCTCCATTAGCGTTAGCCCGGCTGGCTAACGTCAACCGGGCCGTCATGGTCAATACTTGGTTGTACAATATTGACATTATTATCCTTGTGGACAGGGTTCCGGAAGTCATCCGCTCTTTCCCGCTGCCGTCGGAAACCATGACCGATGCAGAGCGGATAATGAGTATCGCCGAGGAAATCTCACGCACCATTACCTTTTACAATTCCTCGCATACCGAGAACCCGCTGAATGCCGAAGTACCCGTGCTGGTATCCGGCGGACTGACCCGTGACGTGAACGCCTGGCCCGCACTGGGTGGGCAGGAAGGGCACCCGGTGGCGGCGCTGACAACGCCGTTTGAAGCGCCGGAAGGCTTTGATGTGAGCCAATTCATCGTCAACCTGGGATTGGTACCCCTGCCGAAAGAAGATACCGCCTTCGGCAGTGTGATCAATGTTAATGTGCTGCCGTCACAGTATCTGCCCAAGGGCATCAACTGGTTCAATATCCTGGCGCCGGTAGCCGGAGTTGTCCTAATCGGAGGGCTGGTTTATGGCTGGTTCCTGATAGATGACTTCAAGACCCAAAACGATGAAATACAGACTAGAATTGATGCTGTTCAGACACAGGTAACGCTGGCTCAGGCGGATATCGCCCGGATTCAGGCCGAGACGTCTGGTTTAGAGTCTCAGACTGCGGGTGTTGAAACTGCCATTACACCGATTATCACTAAAACCAATTCCCTGGAAGCCCAGTATCAGTATATGCGTGACCAGCGGGAGGAAGCGTCTGGAGATGTCCGCAACGCCTGGATACAGATTCCTTCAACCAAGGTCACCGTGGACACCATAGACTGGAATGACGGTGTTCTATCTGTGACGGGTATTGCCACCGAAAGTGAAACTAATGTTTTTGCTTACGCCGCGGCTCTCAGAGACCTCCACCGCTTTGAAAATGTGATTGTTTCTGAAATAACAAAAGAATTAACCGAAGATACCAAGGTTTATGTATATAATTTCACCCTGATTCTCTATTAGCTGCTGATTGAATCGCTGCCAATTGTAGAAAGAAAAACATGATAGACATCTTTGCCCTTATCACTGAAGCCCGGGATCGGGACGGATCCGACCTGCACATGGTGGTGGATTCTCCGCCGCTGGTGCGGGTGCGCGGCTCGCTGGAGCACCTTGCCGCGCCGCCGCTGACGGCACAGGATACCGAAGACGCCCTGGCCCAGCTGGCATTGCCGGAAGACGTGGAAATCTTCCAGAAGGAAAAGGAACTGGATTTCGGCTTCACCATGCCCGGTGTGGGGCGCTTGCGCTGCAATGCCGCCAAACAGCGGGGGGCCGTCAGCCTGGCAGTGCGGCTGTTGCCGCCCCAAATCCCGACAGTTGAAGAACTGGAACTGCCGGATATCTGCAAGGACCTTATCACCGTCCCCCGGGGACTGGTGGTAGTCACCGGCCCCACCGGCTCCGGCAAATCAACCACTCTGGCCGCCATGATGCAACACCTTAACCACACCGAAGCCAAGCATGTGGTCACCATTGAAGACCCTATTGAGTATATCCATCCTTCGGTTAAGTGCGCCATCACCCAGCGTCAGCTGGGGACCGATACGCTGTCATTTTCCCATGCGCTGAAACACGTCCTGCGGCAGAACCCGGATGTCATCATGGTGGGTGAAATGCGGGACCTGGACACCGCCGCGGCGGTACTTAACGTGGCAGAAACCGGCCATCTGGTGCTGTCCACCAGTCACGCCCCCAGCACTTACCAGGCACTGGAACGCATTATTGATCTCTTTCCGCCTCATGAACGCCACCTGGCCCAGACCCGGCTGGCCTCCCTCATGGTCGGCGTCCTGTGTCAGACGCTGGTGCCCCGCTCCATCGGTACCGGCCGTATCGCCGCGGTGGAAGTCATGCTGGCCAACGGCGCCGTCAGAAACCTGATACGCGAAGGCAAGATTTACCAGTTACCCAACGTTATCCGCACCAGCCGGGAAGAGGGCATGATTACGCTGGATGAGTCATTGGTGGATCTGTGCCGACGAGGCAAAATTGGCCGGGATACGGTATTTGAATTCTGTAATGAAACCGATGAAGTGGAACGGCTGATGGGTAGCAACAACGGACACTCCGGCAATGGCCGACGCAAGGCTAAAAGCACCACGCTGTCA from Dehalogenimonas sp. W includes the following:
- a CDS encoding prepilin-type N-terminal cleavage/methylation domain-containing protein — encoded protein: MNKIKLKKNGFSMVEVLIALLLLGTVGLGFLAVLANSSSHTLNADVRATAESIARSQMEYVKAQPYDGSNPPVYLVDTTKFDATIWQITITGERLDPRGDGTGNDDGLQKITITVEYYRGGSWDDVVVLEGYKYTG
- a CDS encoding prepilin-type N-terminal cleavage/methylation domain-containing protein codes for the protein MLFKRLFNTRRGFTLVEVLVALTITGLIMGGISTGIIQLMSISERNTNAITAQRQLQQAGDAISTDVVQARRVLYGQGNTPAGTGFSIVLEWTNLVGNEFTITYRITNDGLLLRDESINGGTATTRKIAEHISTSAANTFFVPRSGFPGTYTLTITAIIEGRYTVTETRIYEVRQRSS
- the pilM gene encoding pilus assembly protein PilM yields the protein MSKQVSLFIEDREIKLLVTNGKVVEKWASLMLDSGLVTDGVIQQEDTVAEILKNFMAEQELAGSAVVASLSGLNSIFRIISLPADVPKNILDDAIQNEATRVIPIPMDQVYLSRQLLSAADLEHRYFLVAYPKNATEALVRTVMKAGLKIKFMDVAPLALARLANVNRAVMVNTWLYNIDIIILVDRVPEVIRSFPLPSETMTDAERIMSIAEEISRTITFYNSSHTENPLNAEVPVLVSGGLTRDVNAWPALGGQEGHPVAALTTPFEAPEGFDVSQFIVNLGLVPLPKEDTAFGSVINVNVLPSQYLPKGINWFNILAPVAGVVLIGGLVYGWFLIDDFKTQNDEIQTRIDAVQTQVTLAQADIARIQAETSGLESQTAGVETAITPIITKTNSLEAQYQYMRDQREEASGDVRNAWIQIPSTKVTVDTIDWNDGVLSVTGIATESETNVFAYAAALRDLHRFENVIVSEITKELTEDTKVYVYNFTLILY
- a CDS encoding PilT/PilU family type 4a pilus ATPase is translated as MIDIFALITEARDRDGSDLHMVVDSPPLVRVRGSLEHLAAPPLTAQDTEDALAQLALPEDVEIFQKEKELDFGFTMPGVGRLRCNAAKQRGAVSLAVRLLPPQIPTVEELELPDICKDLITVPRGLVVVTGPTGSGKSTTLAAMMQHLNHTEAKHVVTIEDPIEYIHPSVKCAITQRQLGTDTLSFSHALKHVLRQNPDVIMVGEMRDLDTAAAVLNVAETGHLVLSTSHAPSTYQALERIIDLFPPHERHLAQTRLASLMVGVLCQTLVPRSIGTGRIAAVEVMLANGAVRNLIREGKIYQLPNVIRTSREEGMITLDESLVDLCRRGKIGRDTVFEFCNETDEVERLMGSNNGHSGNGRRKAKSTTLSMLF